A stretch of the Kroppenstedtia eburnea genome encodes the following:
- a CDS encoding TRAP transporter permease, which produces MEKYDPESGGRNLTGWLKRITFLLAVSFSLFQIYAGIVGGLSSQLQRSIHLAFVLGLIFLLYPVSRKIKKGGKVPIWDICLSVIGIFIGLYWLFFFDSLVGRAGDNTWLDLTIGALAILLVLDATRRVVGLPITIIVSSFLLYALFGPIMPGFLKHGGITFERLFSHMYFTTEGIFGTPLAVSSTFIFLFLLYGALLEKTGVGSYFNDLALMVAGRFSGGPAKVAVFSSALQGTISGSSVGNVVTTGSYTIPMMKKLGYRKEFAGAVEAAASTGGQLMPPVMGAAAFIMAEFTGIPYWEIVKAAAIPALLYFTGIAIMTHYEAKRLGLKGLKKEELPAPKDVLKRIYLLIPIVVMIVSLAGGMSAMRAALYGVFATILIGVLQPGENRLTIKRLFEALAAGARTALGVAAACASAGMIVGVITLTGLGLKFGTGLVDMAGGNVMLTLVLTMISSLILGMGIPTTANYIITSTVAAPVLVQLGYPLLAAHMFVFYFGIVADITPPVALAAFAASGISRGNPLKTGVQSTRLAIAAFMIPYIFVFSPQLLLIDTTWQSTLMIVITSLVGMLAVGAGMIGYLLHPLNWLLRLLLLAGGVMLVVPEGISDVVGAILVIAIFVYQKWFQKGDNRMGPSVGQSA; this is translated from the coding sequence ATGGAAAAGTATGATCCGGAGTCGGGCGGGCGAAACCTGACCGGGTGGTTGAAAAGAATCACGTTCCTGCTTGCGGTTTCCTTCTCCCTTTTCCAAATCTATGCCGGGATCGTCGGTGGGCTGAGCTCACAACTGCAACGCTCGATTCATCTCGCTTTTGTGCTGGGGTTGATCTTTCTTCTCTATCCGGTTTCCAGAAAGATCAAAAAGGGCGGCAAGGTCCCGATCTGGGATATCTGTTTATCGGTGATCGGGATCTTCATCGGTCTGTACTGGCTGTTCTTTTTTGATTCTCTCGTGGGGCGTGCCGGGGACAATACCTGGCTCGATCTGACGATCGGTGCATTGGCCATTCTCCTGGTTCTCGATGCGACCCGCCGGGTGGTGGGGCTGCCGATCACGATCATCGTCTCGTCCTTTTTGCTCTATGCACTCTTCGGGCCGATCATGCCCGGATTTCTCAAACATGGCGGAATCACCTTTGAACGTCTGTTTTCCCATATGTATTTCACGACGGAAGGGATTTTCGGCACGCCGCTGGCCGTCTCCTCCACCTTTATCTTTTTGTTTCTTCTCTATGGCGCCCTGTTGGAAAAGACAGGTGTCGGAAGTTACTTTAATGATTTGGCACTGATGGTTGCCGGCAGGTTCAGCGGCGGTCCGGCGAAGGTGGCCGTCTTCTCCAGCGCCCTTCAGGGTACGATCAGCGGCAGCTCTGTGGGGAACGTGGTGACGACGGGTTCCTATACGATCCCCATGATGAAAAAATTGGGCTATCGCAAGGAATTTGCCGGGGCCGTCGAAGCGGCGGCATCCACCGGAGGACAATTGATGCCGCCTGTGATGGGAGCGGCTGCCTTCATCATGGCTGAGTTTACGGGGATCCCCTATTGGGAGATCGTAAAGGCGGCGGCGATTCCCGCCCTGCTCTATTTTACGGGAATTGCGATCATGACCCACTATGAAGCGAAACGGCTCGGTCTGAAAGGATTGAAAAAAGAAGAGCTGCCGGCCCCGAAGGATGTGTTGAAACGCATCTATCTGTTGATTCCCATCGTGGTCATGATCGTTTCTCTGGCTGGCGGGATGAGCGCCATGCGTGCCGCGCTGTACGGGGTGTTTGCCACGATTCTCATCGGTGTGCTCCAACCGGGGGAAAACCGCCTCACGATCAAGAGATTGTTTGAAGCATTGGCTGCCGGAGCCCGCACTGCATTGGGGGTGGCCGCCGCCTGTGCCTCGGCGGGGATGATTGTGGGTGTGATCACCCTGACCGGCCTCGGTCTGAAGTTTGGAACCGGTCTGGTCGACATGGCAGGCGGAAATGTGATGCTCACTCTGGTACTGACGATGATCTCCAGTCTGATCCTCGGGATGGGCATTCCCACAACGGCCAACTACATCATCACCTCCACCGTGGCCGCACCGGTGTTGGTCCAGTTGGGTTATCCGCTTCTGGCCGCCCATATGTTTGTCTTTTACTTCGGGATCGTGGCCGATATCACGCCGCCGGTGGCTCTGGCCGCCTTTGCCGCTTCGGGAATCAGCAGGGGCAATCCCCTGAAAACCGGTGTGCAATCCACACGTCTGGCGATTGCGGCCTTTATGATCCCCTATATCTTTGTGTTTTCACCCCAGCTCTTACTGATCGATACCACATGGCAGAGCACGCTCATGATTGTCATCACCTCCCTCGTGGGGATGCTTGCCGTCGGTGCCGGGATGATCGGTTATTTGCTGCACCCGCTGAACTGGCTGTTACGTCTGCTCTTGCTGGCAGGTGGTGTGATGCTGGTTGTGCCGGAAGGGATCTCCGATGTGGTTGGCGCGATACTGGTGATCGCCATCTTTGTCTATCAGAAATGGTTCCAAAAGGGAGATAACCGGATGGGTCCATCTGTCGGACAGAGTGCATGA
- a CDS encoding ion transporter → MEETKERQGAVFFMMKGDLPFMNITDRVAGDRRRLEDLVQHPLFHKIIIGLILINAAIVGLEAYPSLSLQYGDYFLILDRILLGIFTLELILRILGNRSIPGFFRDPWNLFDFVLIVGGLCFFIHAHFVTVLRVLRVLRVLRALSVIPSLRRLVETLLVTIPSLGNILLLLGIFFYIFAVIGTFLFRDLSPEYFGSLHVTLLTLFQGVTLDSWASLVMRPLMKEAPWAWIYCVTFTLLGTFVILNLFIGVIVNKVEKVEEAEREKKKDRFNDELLREIRNLNQEVQMLKRMVSDPEKKTASFPGTDRN, encoded by the coding sequence ATGGAAGAAACAAAGGAGCGCCAAGGGGCGGTTTTTTTCATGATGAAAGGAGATTTACCGTTCATGAACATCACGGACAGAGTCGCCGGTGATCGCCGCCGGCTGGAAGATCTGGTTCAGCATCCCCTGTTTCACAAGATCATCATCGGGTTGATCCTCATCAATGCAGCCATAGTTGGGCTGGAAGCATATCCATCCCTTTCTCTGCAATACGGAGACTATTTTTTGATATTGGACCGTATCTTGCTGGGGATCTTTACGTTGGAATTAATCTTGCGTATACTCGGAAATCGTTCCATTCCCGGATTTTTCCGTGATCCATGGAATCTGTTCGATTTTGTGTTGATCGTTGGAGGTTTATGCTTTTTTATCCATGCCCACTTTGTCACTGTCCTGCGGGTGCTGAGAGTATTGCGGGTCTTGCGTGCCCTGTCGGTGATTCCTTCACTGAGAAGGCTGGTGGAGACCCTGTTGGTGACCATTCCTTCTCTGGGAAACATCCTGTTGTTGTTGGGAATCTTTTTTTACATATTTGCTGTCATCGGGACATTTTTATTTCGCGACTTGTCACCGGAATATTTCGGTTCTCTCCATGTTACACTGTTAACCTTATTTCAGGGAGTCACCTTGGATTCATGGGCCAGTTTGGTGATGCGCCCTCTTATGAAGGAGGCACCCTGGGCCTGGATCTATTGCGTCACCTTCACCCTGCTCGGCACCTTCGTCATCCTGAATCTGTTTATCGGCGTGATTGTGAATAAGGTGGAAAAAGTGGAGGAAGCGGAACGGGAGAAGAAAAAAGACAGATTCAATGATGAATTGCTGCGGGAAATCAGAAACCTCAATCAAGAGGTGCAAATGTTAAAAAGGATGGTCAGCGATCCGGAAAAAAAGACAGCTTCTTTCCCGGGGACAGACCGTAATTGA
- the modA gene encoding molybdate ABC transporter substrate-binding protein, with translation MKPRLVPWMPVLIISLLVACSGARSDSHSGETELYILAAASLTDAVQEVRRVYEREHPHAKLVPSFASSGKLQRQIEQGAPADLFISAGEKEMDALIRQGQVVTEDHRSFLHNELVLIVPRNHKRIKGFEHLTQASKIAVGQPKTVPAGEYAKQTLQYMKLWDSLKSRMVFAGDVRQVLTYVETGNVDAGLVYRTDAQTSDRVTVAATAPPGSHRSIIYPMGVVKGSKNREEADRLYDWLDGEKARAIFRNHGFQDVAGR, from the coding sequence TTGAAACCCAGGCTTGTTCCATGGATGCCGGTTTTGATCATCAGTTTATTGGTTGCATGCAGTGGAGCCCGGTCGGACTCCCACAGCGGAGAGACGGAGCTTTATATATTGGCCGCCGCCAGTCTGACGGATGCTGTCCAGGAGGTGAGAAGGGTTTACGAACGGGAACACCCCCATGCGAAACTGGTACCCAGTTTTGCATCCTCCGGTAAACTGCAACGACAGATTGAGCAGGGGGCGCCGGCAGATCTGTTTATTTCCGCCGGAGAAAAAGAGATGGATGCTTTGATAAGACAGGGGCAGGTTGTGACGGAGGATCACCGATCCTTCTTACATAACGAGCTGGTGCTGATTGTGCCTCGAAATCATAAGCGAATAAAAGGGTTTGAGCATTTGACACAAGCGAGTAAGATTGCCGTCGGCCAACCGAAGACGGTGCCTGCGGGGGAGTACGCCAAACAAACTTTACAGTATATGAAGTTGTGGGATTCATTGAAATCCCGGATGGTGTTTGCCGGAGATGTACGACAGGTGCTGACCTATGTGGAGACCGGGAATGTGGATGCCGGTTTGGTATATCGGACCGATGCGCAAACATCGGATCGAGTCACCGTGGCAGCGACAGCACCGCCTGGGAGTCATCGGTCGATCATTTATCCGATGGGTGTGGTGAAGGGCTCCAAAAACCGGGAAGAGGCCGATCGGCTCTATGATTGGCTGGATGGAGAAAAAGCCCGGGCGATTTTCCGTAACCACGGGTTTCAGGATGTTGCGGGGAGATGA
- the modB gene encoding molybdate ABC transporter permease subunit has product MMQPGFWSPVRLSLEVASVSSVIVFILALGLAGWMKGRTFPGKQVLETLWMLPLVLPPSVVGFGLLLLLGRNSWPGQVMEWVFSRPVVFTWWAAVIAAIVVAFPLVYQVIKTGLESVDPELEAAARSMGAGEVQVLRFVTFPLAWRSLLTAYTLGFARALGEFGATLMFAGNIPGKTQTLPTAIYIAVESGELETAVYWVGTILLISFGLLSMVHWIRRKPE; this is encoded by the coding sequence ATGATGCAACCCGGTTTTTGGTCCCCTGTCCGTCTGTCCCTGGAGGTTGCATCGGTATCCAGCGTCATCGTCTTTATCCTCGCCCTGGGATTGGCAGGCTGGATGAAAGGGCGAACTTTTCCGGGGAAACAGGTATTGGAAACTTTATGGATGTTGCCGTTGGTGTTGCCGCCGTCCGTGGTGGGATTTGGACTCTTGCTTCTCTTGGGGCGGAACAGTTGGCCGGGGCAGGTGATGGAATGGGTGTTTTCCCGACCGGTGGTCTTCACTTGGTGGGCAGCTGTGATTGCCGCCATCGTGGTTGCTTTTCCGTTGGTATACCAGGTGATTAAAACCGGTTTGGAATCCGTCGATCCGGAATTGGAGGCTGCAGCCCGGTCCATGGGGGCCGGGGAGGTCCAGGTGTTGCGGTTTGTCACCTTTCCTCTTGCTTGGCGATCTCTGCTCACAGCGTATACGCTGGGATTTGCCCGGGCACTTGGAGAATTTGGAGCGACATTGATGTTTGCCGGCAATATTCCGGGGAAGACACAAACCTTGCCCACAGCGATCTACATTGCTGTGGAGTCGGGTGAGCTGGAGACGGCTGTTTACTGGGTGGGAACGATTCTGTTGATTTCTTTTGGATTGCTGAGCATGGTCCATTGGATCCGACGGAAGCCGGAGTGA
- a CDS encoding YheC/YheD family protein — protein sequence MPIRRVQGKMRKTKAIQTHPLLRKHIPASQWLNAKSLREMLQQHPVVFVKPDTGSGGKGIIRIRRLPDQRFQICTSRNCKNVKFHELLPAIRKQMRSSPYMIQQGVHLARYNGQAIDFRIIMQKPRNRWQISGKVVRVAAPGRFLTNYHQGGRAAPVERVLQRVLTRKSEASRIDQQLNILSHTTAEVLDRHFPGIRVLGLDIALDRSKRLWILEANTNPGTMLFKQLPDKSMLRRIQRNRQYMYRVY from the coding sequence ATGCCCATCCGAAGAGTGCAGGGGAAAATGCGGAAAACAAAGGCGATCCAAACCCACCCCCTCCTTCGTAAGCACATCCCAGCATCTCAGTGGTTGAATGCCAAAAGCCTGAGGGAGATGTTACAGCAACACCCCGTTGTGTTTGTCAAACCGGATACCGGAAGCGGTGGAAAGGGAATCATTCGGATCCGACGGCTCCCGGATCAGAGATTCCAAATATGCACCAGCCGCAATTGCAAAAATGTGAAGTTTCATGAACTCTTGCCCGCCATTCGCAAACAGATGAGATCCTCCCCCTACATGATCCAACAGGGAGTCCATCTGGCCCGTTACAACGGGCAGGCCATCGATTTTCGCATTATCATGCAGAAGCCGAGGAACCGCTGGCAGATTTCAGGAAAAGTGGTGCGGGTGGCCGCTCCAGGACGTTTCTTGACAAACTACCATCAAGGCGGGCGTGCAGCCCCCGTTGAACGGGTGCTGCAAAGGGTGTTAACCCGGAAATCGGAGGCATCCCGGATCGATCAGCAGCTCAATATCCTCTCCCATACCACGGCAGAAGTATTGGACCGTCATTTTCCCGGCATCCGTGTACTGGGACTGGATATTGCCCTGGATCGTTCGAAGCGTCTTTGGATTCTGGAGGCCAATACCAATCCCGGCACCATGCTGTTCAAGCAGCTTCCTGACAAAAGTATGCTCAGAAGGATTCAGAGAAACCGCCAATATATGTACCGTGTTTATTGA
- a CDS encoding GNAT family N-acetyltransferase — protein sequence MTGNIIPLTRKNLREVVTLSDKLGWDYSLHELELALHTGRLFGFHKEDGEIIATSAIFPWSGLCSLGMVMVHPGYRRIGLGRQMTIHALKASANTPVMLVATEEGKPLYEKLGFQRVSQLHKLVASSYLRAEAPADGYTLTPIIPEDADRILALDRHAFKGDRGSFLKLRMERSAHGFKLETDHGEITGYALSFQNPGMLAIGPVVAPGPLSALRLIHHIASSHQGRMRLDLFPDPHLTEELQRSGFRIDRRPPVMMKNGDTLPTRPHLYAVAAQAYG from the coding sequence ATGACCGGAAATATCATCCCACTGACCCGGAAAAACCTGAGGGAAGTTGTCACCCTGTCCGACAAACTGGGCTGGGACTACTCTCTCCATGAGTTGGAGCTGGCCCTGCATACCGGCCGGTTGTTCGGATTTCATAAGGAAGACGGGGAAATCATCGCCACCAGCGCAATCTTTCCCTGGTCCGGTCTCTGCTCCCTCGGAATGGTGATGGTCCATCCGGGGTACCGCAGGATCGGACTGGGGCGACAGATGACCATCCATGCACTGAAAGCTTCAGCCAATACCCCCGTGATGCTCGTCGCCACAGAGGAAGGGAAGCCTCTCTATGAAAAGCTGGGTTTTCAAAGGGTGAGTCAACTGCACAAGCTGGTGGCCTCATCCTATCTTCGGGCTGAAGCTCCTGCCGATGGATATACGCTCACCCCGATTATACCGGAGGATGCAGATCGCATCCTCGCCTTGGACCGACACGCTTTCAAGGGAGACCGCGGCTCTTTTCTCAAACTGAGAATGGAACGATCAGCCCACGGATTCAAGCTGGAAACAGATCATGGCGAAATCACCGGATATGCCCTCAGCTTTCAGAACCCCGGCATGCTGGCGATCGGACCGGTAGTCGCCCCCGGACCTCTGTCCGCCTTGCGGCTGATCCATCACATCGCATCCTCTCATCAAGGCAGGATGCGGCTGGATCTGTTCCCCGACCCCCATCTGACAGAAGAATTGCAAAGATCAGGTTTCCGAATCGACCGAAGACCGCCGGTGATGATGAAAAACGGAGACACTCTCCCCACCCGCCCCCATCTGTATGCAGTGGCTGCCCAGGCCTATGGTTAG
- a CDS encoding helix-turn-helix domain-containing protein has product MRILGQRLRTLRLEKKMRQEDLAREIGISKSAIGMYERGEREPSLILLREIADFFRVSADFLLGRSDRASFPSNLRRKSDPPGADGNLKNFLTRKDLHWDQIPLAKKELRAVKELMEVVVRERSAHYEVNPDHIKKADRRNKRG; this is encoded by the coding sequence ATGCGTATACTGGGGCAACGGCTTCGGACCCTGCGGTTGGAGAAAAAGATGCGCCAGGAAGATCTGGCCCGGGAAATCGGAATAAGCAAGAGTGCCATCGGAATGTACGAACGGGGAGAACGGGAACCCTCTTTGATCCTGTTGCGGGAAATCGCCGATTTCTTCCGGGTTTCCGCCGATTTCCTCTTGGGCCGCAGCGACAGAGCTTCGTTCCCCTCCAACCTTCGCCGGAAATCGGATCCCCCCGGCGCCGATGGAAATCTGAAAAATTTCCTCACCCGAAAGGATCTTCATTGGGATCAGATCCCTTTGGCCAAAAAAGAATTGCGGGCAGTCAAAGAGCTGATGGAAGTGGTGGTTCGTGAACGGTCGGCGCACTATGAGGTGAATCCGGATCATATAAAGAAAGCCGACCGGAGGAATAAAAGGGGCTGA
- a CDS encoding helix-turn-helix domain-containing protein, giving the protein MNKGNMVDKLISLRGDRSRMEVADKVGISVSALQMYENGQRVPRDDIKVKLARFYGVSVEYLFYDGDD; this is encoded by the coding sequence ATGAATAAAGGCAATATGGTGGACAAGTTGATTTCCCTGCGAGGGGATCGAAGTCGGATGGAGGTGGCCGATAAGGTGGGAATCAGTGTGAGTGCATTGCAGATGTACGAAAACGGGCAACGGGTTCCCCGGGATGACATCAAGGTGAAGCTGGCCCGCTTCTATGGGGTGTCCGTTGAATATCTCTTCTATGATGGGGATGATTGA
- a CDS encoding helix-turn-helix domain-containing protein: MENILRKQREEPWFQEVSPVELGKWIRQQRRERGLRLEDLAGVGLSVATISNIERGIPRVRPKKFALLLKKLKLGEKDWQKRPASGESGWKETLYTAEIFLRAGHPMEALRELERTGETGGLKSSRYHLLKGECFFRVGNLNRAEHCFLLALRLSQREPPESEGHIEAAAYCGLGEIRGEEGDWKRALLLTETGLKKVDSRKGESRLLFNLWRNRARCLLKLGRQWEALSALRMVWKSVDRNPFSEGALPLFVLRARIHLGLNQYAEALQFAREGLNRAAAEGKVGKIFELAGVLAEASLMNGDQERAQGYLRLLARMGDSVPAAERARGWTLLGKYHTRHREWREASVSFERARSLGQEAKRPDLLARVYLAWGDSEQAQKNFTGAISRYEEGLRILADLRDPMLERALRLQLARSWEGRDEKEFLRCLRKIYEFECGRREVKSDPSDEVSLPEEGLLAR, encoded by the coding sequence ATGGAGAACATCCTTCGAAAACAGCGGGAGGAGCCTTGGTTTCAGGAGGTGAGTCCCGTCGAACTGGGAAAGTGGATCCGGCAACAACGCAGGGAACGGGGGCTCCGGTTGGAAGATTTGGCGGGGGTCGGTCTCTCCGTCGCCACCATCAGCAATATTGAAAGGGGAATTCCCCGGGTTCGTCCGAAGAAGTTTGCCCTTCTTCTGAAAAAGTTGAAGCTGGGAGAAAAGGATTGGCAGAAGAGACCGGCTTCCGGTGAGAGTGGGTGGAAGGAGACTCTCTATACGGCTGAAATTTTTCTTCGGGCGGGTCATCCCATGGAAGCACTCCGTGAATTGGAGCGAACAGGGGAAACGGGAGGGTTGAAAAGTTCCAGGTATCATCTGTTAAAGGGAGAATGTTTCTTCAGGGTGGGCAACCTGAACCGGGCGGAGCATTGTTTTCTGCTGGCGCTCCGACTCTCCCAAAGGGAACCGCCTGAATCGGAAGGGCATATCGAAGCGGCGGCCTACTGCGGGTTGGGGGAGATCCGGGGGGAGGAGGGGGACTGGAAACGTGCCCTCCTCTTGACCGAAACCGGTCTGAAAAAAGTGGATTCCCGTAAAGGAGAGAGTCGACTCCTGTTCAACCTGTGGCGGAACCGGGCCCGCTGTCTCCTGAAACTGGGCCGGCAGTGGGAAGCCCTGTCAGCTCTGCGGATGGTGTGGAAGTCGGTGGACAGAAATCCCTTTTCAGAAGGTGCCCTTCCCCTTTTTGTCCTTCGTGCCCGGATCCACCTCGGATTGAATCAGTATGCGGAGGCCCTTCAGTTTGCCCGGGAGGGATTGAACCGGGCGGCGGCTGAAGGAAAGGTGGGAAAAATATTTGAACTGGCCGGGGTCCTGGCGGAAGCGTCTCTGATGAACGGAGACCAGGAGAGAGCCCAAGGGTACCTTCGTTTGTTGGCCCGGATGGGGGATTCGGTTCCCGCGGCGGAACGGGCCCGGGGATGGACACTGCTCGGAAAGTACCACACCCGGCATCGGGAGTGGCGGGAGGCCTCAGTATCCTTTGAAAGAGCGCGAAGTTTGGGACAGGAAGCGAAACGGCCGGATTTGTTGGCCCGGGTGTATCTGGCGTGGGGGGACAGCGAACAGGCGCAAAAGAACTTTACCGGTGCAATCTCCCGCTATGAGGAAGGGTTGCGAATCCTTGCGGATCTCAGAGATCCGATGCTGGAACGGGCGCTCCGGCTTCAATTGGCGAGGTCCTGGGAAGGCAGGGATGAGAAGGAATTTCTGCGCTGTCTGCGGAAGATATACGAATTTGAATGTGGGCGGAGGGAGGTGAAGTCCGATCCCTCCGATGAGGTTTCTCTTCCGGAGGAGGGACTCCTTGCCCGATGA
- a CDS encoding sirohydrochlorin chelatase — protein MKVILWIGHGSRDPEGCRQFREMVLQMQKRLPDRRMECCFLEFETPDVQAGVDRCVAQGATEVTAIPVLLLDALHFTKDIPGELASARKRHPHLTLNYGAHLGFHERMLEVLLAGLLEAGEDPLGENGETAVLMVGLGSSDPVANSNFFKLARMLWERTSYEWVECSFISLTQPRLETGVERCLRLGAKQVIVLPYFLFTGKLYKRVVEIIRRKQEQHPDVPFRFTSCFGLNPLVLEVLEQRVAEAEAGTFTAYDHDWMRGLAQHRYGGEIP, from the coding sequence ATGAAGGTGATCCTGTGGATCGGACATGGCAGCCGGGATCCCGAAGGGTGCCGGCAGTTTCGGGAAATGGTTCTCCAGATGCAGAAACGTCTGCCGGACCGGCGGATGGAGTGCTGTTTTCTTGAATTTGAAACTCCGGATGTCCAAGCGGGGGTGGATCGGTGCGTGGCCCAAGGGGCGACGGAGGTGACGGCGATCCCGGTCCTGCTGCTGGATGCTCTCCATTTTACCAAAGACATCCCGGGAGAACTGGCTTCCGCCCGGAAACGACACCCACACCTCACCCTGAATTACGGTGCCCATCTGGGATTTCACGAAAGGATGCTTGAGGTGCTGCTGGCCGGCCTTCTCGAAGCGGGGGAGGATCCCCTGGGGGAAAACGGGGAAACGGCGGTGTTGATGGTGGGACTGGGAAGCAGTGATCCCGTGGCCAACAGCAACTTTTTCAAACTGGCCCGGATGTTGTGGGAGCGCACTTCCTATGAGTGGGTGGAGTGCTCCTTCATCAGCTTGACCCAGCCCCGGTTGGAAACCGGGGTGGAGCGTTGTCTCCGGTTGGGGGCGAAGCAGGTGATCGTACTCCCCTACTTCCTGTTTACCGGAAAGTTGTACAAGCGGGTGGTGGAGATCATCCGACGCAAACAGGAACAGCATCCGGATGTTCCATTCCGGTTCACTTCCTGTTTCGGGTTGAATCCCTTGGTGTTGGAGGTGCTGGAACAGCGGGTGGCGGAGGCGGAAGCGGGAACCTTCACCGCCTATGATCACGACTGGATGAGAGGGTTGGCGCAACACCGTTATGGAGGGGAAATACCGTGA
- a CDS encoding YezD family protein, with amino-acid sequence MTSDDAIALRILEMLKGMRYGSITLVVQDGKVIQLEKSEKVRLS; translated from the coding sequence TTGACCAGTGATGATGCGATCGCTCTTCGGATTCTTGAGATGTTGAAAGGGATGCGTTACGGGTCGATCACCTTGGTGGTGCAGGATGGAAAGGTGATTCAGCTGGAAAAGAGTGAAAAAGTCCGACTGTCATAA
- a CDS encoding phosphoadenylyl-sulfate reductase — protein MNGSLTFDNWDPKQLPHFPIDDESNGAQEVIRWSFAHYGPDLVYACSFGAESMVLIDLLSQVSPKIRLVFLDTGLHFRETYETIDAVVRRYPKLHLERIRPELSVVEQGVVHGERLWERNPDLCCHLRKILPLKQALSGAAAWISGLRREQSPIRQFTRFLNRDEKFGLIKICPLIHWTEAEVWEYIRVRDLPYNKLHIQGYPSIGCAPCTRPVAKGEDPRAGRWSGTGKTECGLHPSSWKG, from the coding sequence ATGAATGGTTCACTCACCTTTGACAATTGGGATCCCAAGCAGCTGCCTCATTTTCCGATCGATGATGAGAGCAACGGAGCCCAGGAAGTGATCCGATGGAGTTTTGCTCATTATGGGCCGGATCTGGTTTATGCCTGCAGTTTCGGGGCGGAGAGCATGGTGTTGATCGACCTGTTGAGCCAAGTGTCGCCAAAGATCCGTCTGGTGTTCCTGGATACCGGATTGCACTTCCGGGAGACCTATGAAACCATCGATGCGGTTGTGAGGCGGTATCCGAAGCTGCATCTGGAACGGATCCGTCCGGAACTGTCGGTGGTGGAGCAGGGAGTCGTCCATGGGGAGCGGCTGTGGGAACGAAATCCCGATCTCTGTTGTCATCTCCGCAAGATCCTGCCCCTCAAACAGGCTTTGTCCGGTGCGGCTGCCTGGATTTCGGGTTTGAGGCGGGAACAGTCGCCCATCCGGCAGTTCACCCGGTTTCTGAATCGGGATGAAAAGTTTGGCCTGATCAAGATCTGTCCGCTGATCCATTGGACAGAAGCGGAGGTATGGGAGTATATCCGGGTCCGGGATCTTCCTTATAACAAACTTCACATCCAAGGCTATCCCTCGATCGGATGTGCTCCCTGCACCCGTCCTGTGGCGAAGGGGGAGGATCCCCGGGCGGGCCGCTGGTCCGGCACGGGAAAGACCGAGTGTGGCCTCCATCCTTCTTCATGGAAGGGCTGA